TGCTGGTGGTGTCGCAGTTTACGCTGCACGCGGATACGCGCAAGGGAAACCGCCCCAGCTACGTGCTCGCGGCCGAACCGGTTCTGGCCGAACGGCTCTACGAGCTTTTTGTGGAGGAACTCCGCGCGCTGCTTTCGCCGGAGCGTGTTGCGACGGGCCAGTTCCGCGCTATGATGGAGGTGGAACTCGTCAACGACGGTCCCGTCACGATCACCATAAAGAGCAAAAACGAATACATCTGACGGCCCCTCCTCCAAAGACTCCCTACTCCCGACTCCCCACTCCGATGCCTCACCACGTCCTTCTGATTTTCCTCGACGGTGTAGGCATCGGTGCCGCGGACGCGCTGCGCAATCCCTTCGCCGCAGGCCGCCTCCCCTTTGTCGAGAGCCTGCTCGGGGCGCGCTTCCCGACACTGCGCCGCCGGCACATCGAGGCGCCCGATGTGTCGCTGGTGCCCGCAAACGCGACGCTGCGCGTGGCCGGTCTGCCGCAGAGCGGCACGGGGCAGACATCGCTGTACACGGGCACAAACGCCGCGCGGCTCATAGGCCAGCATTTTGGTCCCTACGTCTATTCCACGCTCAAACCCGTCCTGGCAGAGCGGAATATTTTTGCGCAGGCCCTGGCGGCCGGATTGACACGCGACGACATCGCCCTCGCCAACGCGTTCCCGCAGCGTTTCTTCGACTATCTGGCGGGTCCGTCGCGGCGCATGGCGGCCGGCATGTACGCGGCGCGTGCGAGCGGCATTCCATTCCGCGACATACGGCATCTCAAGGCGGGAACCGCGGTATCGGCCGACATCACCGCGGCGCGCTGGCCGTTTATCGGTCATCCCGACGCGCCCGTGATTTCCGCACGCGAGGCGGGGCGGCAACTTGCGGGCATCGCCGGCGCGCACCGCCTCACGCTGTTCGAGTATTTCCTCACCGACAAGGCGGGGCACGAGCGGTCGATGGACTATGCCTCGCAGATACTGCACGATGTCGACGAGCTGCTCCGTGGTCTGTATGAACGCATACACCTTTCGTCGACGCTGGTTATTGTGACGAGCGACCACGGCAACCTTGAGGATCTCTCCACAAAATCGCACACGCGCAATCCCGTGCCCGTACTGCTATTCGGACGCGGCCACGCCCGCGCGGCGGCGCGCATCCGCGCGCTCACCGATGTGGCGGGCGTAATACTCGATGGACTGACACGGCCGCGTTCTACCGTTTGATGACGAGCACGGTGACACGGCGTGCGGGTGCGGGAACAAAATGTGCCGTTGCCGCGTGTAAGGTATGCGGATGCAAAACTCCGCTGGGATCGGGGAAGCAACTTCACATGTGACGGAATGCGGCGCAATTCCGTCGGAGGAATCGTGCATGTCGGCACCACTCGCTCGTCTTGTGCAGCAGCCCGCGGTGCGGGCGTTTGTGTTTTTCGCCGCCGGAGTTGTGGCGGGCGACCGCACCGACGCGCAGGCCATGCCCGCCCTTGTGTGCGGCGCCTGCGCCGCGGCACTGGCACTGCTTGTGCTGCTGGCGCGGCCCTGGAGGCCGGTCTGGTATGTCCTGCGTGATGTGCTGTTGTATGCCGCACTATTTGCTGCGGGGTATGCGCGGATGGCCGGCACGGTGCAGGGCATGGATACCACGCTGCTGCAGTACGCCGACAGCCGCGAAAAGATTACCGTGCGCGGCGTCGTCCGTTCATATCCGATGGACAAACCGGGGCGCGTGTCGTTTCTGGTCGATGTGTCCGATGTGCGGCGCGACACCGGAGGTGTCGCGCACGGCGCTGCGCGGATGCAGGCGACGGTGTACGCCGCGCGCGCGAGTGGTGTCGTGCCCGGCATCCGTCGCGGCGACACGCTGCTGCTGCGTGGAAAGATGCTCTCGGCGCGCCCGGCCCGCAATCCGCGCGGCTTCGACGCGCGTGTGTACGCGCGACGGCTGGGCTGCGCCGTGACGATGTCCTGTACCGCTGAGGATGTGCGTCTTGCGGGCCGGGCCGACGCCCCGGGGCCGATGGCCGCCATCGACGCGGTGCACGAATCCCTGGCGCGCGGCATCGACGCGCTGTTCCCCGCACGGCATGCCTCGGTGATCGCGGGCCTTCTGCTGGGCGACCGCGGCATGATCGACGACGACGTGACGGCCTCGATGCGCGACGCGGGTGTCATTCACGTCATGGCGGTGTCGGGCCTGCACGTCGGCATTATCCTGAGTCTCGTCTGGTATCCGCTGGGCCGCCTGCGCCTCGCCGCGCGCGCCCCGCTTGCGCTGGCGCTGCTCTGGATCTACACGGTGCTGACCGGACTCGCACCCCCGGTGCTGCGCGCATCCATCGCATCCACTGCCGTGGTGTGCGGAGCCGCCCTGCAGCGCAGCACCACCACACTCAACGCCATGGCCGCGGCGGGTCTGATGATTCTGCTTGCGGATCCCAACGACCTGTTCCTGCCCGGCTTCCAGCTCTCCTTCGGCGCGGCCGTGTCGCTGATCCTCTTCGAGCCGCGTGTGCGCGGCCTGCTGCAGCGGCTCCTGCCTTTCGTGCACCGCATCCCCGCGGGGGAATCGCTTCTTTCGCTGCTTTCGATGACCGGCGCCGCGCAAGCCGGCACACTGCCGCTGCTGGTCGTATATTTCGGACAATTCAGTCTTGTTTCCTTCCTCGCGAACCTCGCCGTCGTGCCGCTCATCTTTGTTGTGACCGCCTGCGCCTCGGTGGCCCTGTTCCTCCTGCCGCTCTGGCCCGCGGCCGCGCTGCTCTACGCCGCCGCCGCGGATGCCGCGCTCGGCCTGGTGCTGTGGACGTCCGCCACACTCGCCTCGCTTCCCTATGCCGTGATCGATCTCCCCGCCGTGCCGCTCCCTCTCCTGCTCTGCTATCTGCTCTGCACCATACTCGTGCTGTCATGGCGCAGGCGGCTGCGCGTGCGGCTCGCCGTGACGACGACGCTGTGTGCGGCCGCGCTCGCCGTGTTCGGGTGGCGCGCGGAAACGGACGCGCCACCGGGTGTGCTGCGCGTCACTTTTCTCGACGCGGGCCAGGGTGACGCGGTGCTTGTCGAAACTCCTGGAGGGAGAAAACTGCTCATCGATACCGGACCCTCCTCCGGCGGCTTCGATACCGGCGAGCGCGTGCTTCTTCCCTACTTTCGCGCCCGCGGCATACGCAATCTCGACGCGCTTCTGCTCACTCATCCCGACGACGACCATATCGGCGGCGCGTGCACGCTGTTGCGATCTTTGCGCATCGCGTCCTGCTGCGTCTCCCGCCCCTGGCCCGCAGCGCCGCTTCCGGCCGCAGTCGACAGCGCCATACGCGCCGCGCGTGTTCCTCTCACGGTGTTGCGCGCGGGTCAGATGCTGCGGCTCGATGCGGAGACGCGGCTGTATGTGCTCTCACCGCCGCGCGACGGACCTCCGCTCGAAGGCACGAACAACGTGTCTATCATGCTGTTGCTGCGGCATGGCGCGGTGTCCTTCCTCCTCCCGGGGGATGCCGAGAAGGAGGCCGAGGAGCGTGCCGCGCGGCGCTATGGCGATCTCCTGCGCTGCGACGTGCTCAAATGCGGTCATCACGGGAGCGCCACCAGCAGCTCGCCCGCCTTCCTCGACGCGGCACGGCCGCGCCATGCCGTCGTCTCGTGCGGACGTCTCAACAAATTCAAACACCCCGCGCCCGTCACACTTCTGCAACTCGCGGCTCGCGGCACCGCTGTGTATAGGACCGATGTCGGCGGAGCGGTTATATTTGAAAGTGATGGCACGCGTTTGCGCACATATGATTGGACAAAGGAGTAGCGGATGACCCGCGCCGATTCCGGCGCTCTCGCCCCGCGTACGCAGCTTCTTGCGGTGGCAGCGCTGACCCTGTTGTCGCTCGTCTTCTGGGATTCGGTGGTGCTGGCACCGGTAAAACTCTTTGTGGTGCTGCTCCATGAATTATGCCACGGCGCGGCGGCCGTCCTCACCGGCGGCGAGATAGTCCGCATCGAAATCGATCCCCGCATCGGCGGCGCCTGCCTCACCCGCGGCGGCTGGGAGTTTCTCGTCGTCTCGAGCGGATACCTCGGCAGTCTGCTGCTCGGCGGTGTCATTCTTCTACTCGCCGGAAAACGCGCCGCGGCGCCCGCGCTTGCGTGGGGAATCGGACTCGGCGTGCTCGCCGTCACTCTGGCCTTTGTACGAAACGGTTTCGGCCTCTTTTTCGGCATCGCGTTCGGCGCGGGCATGATCGCCCTCGCCCGTTTCCTGCCACGCCGTTTTCTCGATACCGCCCTTCTCTATCTCGGCACCATCTCCGCGCTCTATGCGGTGGTCGACATCAAGGAAGATCTGCTCACACTCGAGCCGCGTCTTACCGATGCGGCCATACTCGCATCCATGACGGGCGTCCCCGCCATCATCTGGGGCCTGCTCTGGAGCGCGCTCTCGCTGCTGATGCTTTTCCTGCTCTTCCGTGTGGTCCTGCGCTCAAAGGCCGCGCGCAACACACCCGCGCCGTAATCTCGCCGACGGGTATACGGCAGCGGCCGCCGCGGAATCCACTCACTCGTCCAGCTCACCAACATACGTATCATGCCCCAAGACCTCGTCCTTCGTTTTGCTCCCAGCCCCACCGGCTACCTCCACGTCGGCGGCGCACGCACGGCCATATTTAACTGGCTGTACGCGCGATCGAGCGGCGGCCGTTTCCTCCTCCGCATCGAGGATACCGACCGCGCCCGCTCCACCGACGAGATGACCCGCGAAATCCTCAACGGTCTGCGCTGGCTGGGAGTGGACTGGGACAACGAGCCGTGGATACAGTCCGAACACATCGCGCGGCACCGCGCGGAATGTCTGCGGCTCTTTGCCGAAGGAAAGGCCTATCCCTGCTTCTGCACGCAGAAGGAACTCGAAGCCAAACGCGATGTCGTCGGCGAGGGCGATCGCGACACAAAATACGACCGCACGTGCCTGCACCTCAGCGCGCAGGAGCGCGAGGCGCGGCTCGCCGCCGCCATGCCGTACGTGCTTCGCTTCCGCGTGCCGGAAGGCGAAACGAATTTTTTCGACATCGTGCACGACGAGACGGTGTTCCGGAACGAGGAGATCGAGGACTTTGTCATCCTCCGCTCCGACGGCACGCCGATGTACATGATGGCCGTGGTCGTCGATGATCACGACATGGGTGTCACACACGTGATCCGCGGCGACGATCACCTCTCGAACACTCCCAAGCAGATCCTGCTCTACGAGGCGCTCGGCTACGAGGTGCCGATGTTCGGACACGTGCCTCTTATTCTCGGGGCGGACAAGAAACGCCTTTCGAAACGTCACGGCGCGACGTCGGTGGGCGAATACCAGTCGCGCGGCCTGCTCCCCGAGGCGCTCTTCAATTTCCTCGCCCTGATGGGCTGGTCGCCCGGCGACGACCGCGAGGTGATGACACGGGAGGAACTGGTCGAGGCCTTCGATCCCCGCCGCATCCTGAAAAAGAGTTCCGTCTTCGACGAGGAGAAACTCGCCTGGATGAACGGGCGCCACCTCCGTCTGCTTTCAGACGAGGAGCTGTTGTCGCGCCTCCGTCCCTACCGTCCCGAGTCGCTCGACGATGTCGCGGACGGGTATCTGCTGCAGGTGCTGCCGCTGATGCGCGAGCGGATGGAACTGCTCACCGACATTTTCGACAAGGGCATGTACTTTTTCACCGATCCCGCGGACTATGACGAAACCGCCGCGCGCAAACACTGGACCGCCCCCGCAGTGTCCGTGCTCGAAAGGTTGCAGTCTTCCTTCGCCGCGTCGGACTTCACGCCGCAGGGCTTGGAGGACTTGGTGCGCAGACACGCGGCCGACGCGGAACTCGCAGCGGGAAAAGTGATTCATCCGCTCCGGCTCGCGCTCACGGGTGGCTCGCAGTCGCCCAGTCTTTTCGACATGATGGTGGTGCTGGGACGCGACACCTGCCTGCGCAGAATCGCCGCGGCACTCGAACGCCTTACTCCGTCGTCTCCGTAAGACGGCCGCTCACGTACTTGTGCAGTATCGACGCGATGAGCGTCTGGTACGGCATGCCCTCTTCGGCGGCGCGCATCTGAATCGAGAGCACGTCGCGCTCGGCGAGGCGTATGCTCACGCGGCGATCCTTGCGCAGTGTCGCCGCGGCGGTGCCCTGCAGCCGGGCCAGCAGGGCGTCATGCCCCTTTGCGCGGCGCCATTCGCCTTTCTCGTATGAGACGAGCAGTTCCAATTCGTCCTGCTCGAGCTGCACTTCCGGTGTCTTTTTTTTAGGCATCACGGTTCCCCAGATACTTCTTTGTGGCCTTCCTGCTCGGGATCAGCGTCTTGAGGACGA
This is a stretch of genomic DNA from Ignavibacteriota bacterium. It encodes these proteins:
- a CDS encoding D-tyrosyl-tRNA(Tyr) deacylase; protein product: MRALIQRVSRARVTVAGAETGAIGPGLLVFLGVRQGDNDDEARYLAARVAAARLFNDDDGKMNLSLADTGGSVLVVSQFTLHADTRKGNRPSYVLAAEPVLAERLYELFVEELRALLSPERVATGQFRAMMEVELVNDGPVTITIKSKNEYI
- a CDS encoding peptidase, whose translation is MPHHVLLIFLDGVGIGAADALRNPFAAGRLPFVESLLGARFPTLRRRHIEAPDVSLVPANATLRVAGLPQSGTGQTSLYTGTNAARLIGQHFGPYVYSTLKPVLAERNIFAQALAAGLTRDDIALANAFPQRFFDYLAGPSRRMAAGMYAARASGIPFRDIRHLKAGTAVSADITAARWPFIGHPDAPVISAREAGRQLAGIAGAHRLTLFEYFLTDKAGHERSMDYASQILHDVDELLRGLYERIHLSSTLVIVTSDHGNLEDLSTKSHTRNPVPVLLFGRGHARAAARIRALTDVAGVILDGLTRPRSTV
- a CDS encoding DNA internalization-related competence protein ComEC/Rec2 produces the protein MSAPLARLVQQPAVRAFVFFAAGVVAGDRTDAQAMPALVCGACAAALALLVLLARPWRPVWYVLRDVLLYAALFAAGYARMAGTVQGMDTTLLQYADSREKITVRGVVRSYPMDKPGRVSFLVDVSDVRRDTGGVAHGAARMQATVYAARASGVVPGIRRGDTLLLRGKMLSARPARNPRGFDARVYARRLGCAVTMSCTAEDVRLAGRADAPGPMAAIDAVHESLARGIDALFPARHASVIAGLLLGDRGMIDDDVTASMRDAGVIHVMAVSGLHVGIILSLVWYPLGRLRLAARAPLALALLWIYTVLTGLAPPVLRASIASTAVVCGAALQRSTTTLNAMAAAGLMILLADPNDLFLPGFQLSFGAAVSLILFEPRVRGLLQRLLPFVHRIPAGESLLSLLSMTGAAQAGTLPLLVVYFGQFSLVSFLANLAVVPLIFVVTACASVALFLLPLWPAAALLYAAAADAALGLVLWTSATLASLPYAVIDLPAVPLPLLLCYLLCTILVLSWRRRLRVRLAVTTTLCAAALAVFGWRAETDAPPGVLRVTFLDAGQGDAVLVETPGGRKLLIDTGPSSGGFDTGERVLLPYFRARGIRNLDALLLTHPDDDHIGGACTLLRSLRIASCCVSRPWPAAPLPAAVDSAIRAARVPLTVLRAGQMLRLDAETRLYVLSPPRDGPPLEGTNNVSIMLLLRHGAVSFLLPGDAEKEAEERAARRYGDLLRCDVLKCGHHGSATSSSPAFLDAARPRHAVVSCGRLNKFKHPAPVTLLQLAARGTAVYRTDVGGAVIFESDGTRLRTYDWTKE
- a CDS encoding M50 family metallopeptidase; the protein is MTRADSGALAPRTQLLAVAALTLLSLVFWDSVVLAPVKLFVVLLHELCHGAAAVLTGGEIVRIEIDPRIGGACLTRGGWEFLVVSSGYLGSLLLGGVILLLAGKRAAAPALAWGIGLGVLAVTLAFVRNGFGLFFGIAFGAGMIALARFLPRRFLDTALLYLGTISALYAVVDIKEDLLTLEPRLTDAAILASMTGVPAIIWGLLWSALSLLMLFLLFRVVLRSKAARNTPAP
- a CDS encoding glutamate--tRNA ligase, whose product is MPQDLVLRFAPSPTGYLHVGGARTAIFNWLYARSSGGRFLLRIEDTDRARSTDEMTREILNGLRWLGVDWDNEPWIQSEHIARHRAECLRLFAEGKAYPCFCTQKELEAKRDVVGEGDRDTKYDRTCLHLSAQEREARLAAAMPYVLRFRVPEGETNFFDIVHDETVFRNEEIEDFVILRSDGTPMYMMAVVVDDHDMGVTHVIRGDDHLSNTPKQILLYEALGYEVPMFGHVPLILGADKKRLSKRHGATSVGEYQSRGLLPEALFNFLALMGWSPGDDREVMTREELVEAFDPRRILKKSSVFDEEKLAWMNGRHLRLLSDEELLSRLRPYRPESLDDVADGYLLQVLPLMRERMELLTDIFDKGMYFFTDPADYDETAARKHWTAPAVSVLERLQSSFAASDFTPQGLEDLVRRHAADAELAAGKVIHPLRLALTGGSQSPSLFDMMVVLGRDTCLRRIAAALERLTPSSP